The following are encoded together in the Pleurocapsa sp. FMAR1 genome:
- a CDS encoding lectin-like protein has protein sequence MSYSYSTLVSDSLQISQDLLSDFAKSNDFTSSISSVFGDSLNPTKVEELKTRWSAADFNDLPAIEVRSANEMNGALGAYAAKTDTIYLSEAFLQQADKAAISAVLLEEIGHGVDARLNAIDTPGDEGHIFSAVVRGETASAEQMQALRTEDDTATLMLDGQAVDVEMASKQYSLSNSGTWEQAQAQAQNLGANLVTVNNGAEQQFLVNTFGGTEKFWIGLTDKVQEGAFKWANGEPVGYTNWNSGEPNNANNEDYVAMNEGSAGKWNDFTGSQSLRGIIEKEVEVSSGYLLSKSNTWVNAQAEAQSLGGNLVAIADDKEQQFLVKTFGGTEEFWIGLTDKDKEGTFKWVNPEPLDYTNWYSGEPNDAGGNEDYVGMNFGKPGQWNDGSGSGSFRGIIEIIDNVSFLPSTNAGEPSTNGEFKLSLKNALPGDFFVPYTVSGTATAGTDYQPLSDRVVIPAGATTVSIPVNVIDDFVDEDTKTITLQLNGGKQQTIELTDNDTAGITVIPTSGTTTEKGGQASFGFKLNSQPLSNVTIDFSKNSNEGVLSNSSLTFTPDNWNSQQTLTVTGQDDNVIDGDQTYTINASVVSVGDSKYSNVSVSALSVTNIDDENSPPTVAKPINNQTAKVETAFNFQFAQDTFNDINGDKLNYTATLANGSDLPSWLSFDSDTRTFSSTSNPTASDVKLLKIKVTANDGRDLVSNNFNLLVADTVINEENQGRGTPNNDAIAGGTGKDIIRGADGDDIITGNDEDDRLHGDGGSDVLDGGSDNDFLEGGTDNDDISGGTGNDLLLGETGQDTLTGGDGNDALMGGDGNDILDGGAGGDRLGGFAGNDVFVLTKGDIENIIYDFEDNSDSIGLELSSFTNKSVADILSNDELTMTQNGANVALNSEGASLATVYNANMSDFTAADFISI, from the coding sequence ATGTCTTATTCTTATAGTACGTTAGTGTCCGATTCTCTACAGATTTCTCAAGATTTGCTTAGTGATTTTGCTAAAAGTAACGATTTCACCTCAAGTATTTCCTCTGTTTTTGGCGATAGCTTAAATCCGACTAAGGTAGAAGAATTAAAAACCCGATGGAGTGCGGCAGATTTTAACGATTTACCCGCAATAGAAGTGCGCTCTGCTAATGAGATGAACGGTGCTTTGGGTGCCTATGCCGCTAAAACCGACACGATTTATCTGTCAGAAGCATTTCTGCAACAGGCAGATAAAGCTGCCATATCAGCCGTGCTGTTGGAAGAAATTGGACATGGAGTAGATGCGCGGCTAAATGCCATAGATACTCCTGGGGATGAAGGTCATATTTTCTCTGCGGTTGTGCGGGGAGAAACTGCGAGTGCAGAGCAGATGCAGGCACTTCGGACTGAGGATGACACGGCGACGCTAATGTTGGATGGGCAAGCTGTGGATGTAGAAATGGCGAGCAAACAATATTCACTAAGTAATAGTGGCACTTGGGAACAAGCTCAAGCCCAAGCACAGAACTTGGGAGCTAATCTCGTCACAGTCAACAATGGCGCAGAACAACAGTTTTTAGTTAATACTTTCGGTGGTACTGAAAAATTTTGGATTGGCTTAACCGATAAAGTCCAAGAAGGAGCTTTTAAGTGGGCAAATGGCGAACCCGTAGGCTATACGAATTGGAATAGTGGCGAGCCTAATAATGCGAACAATGAAGACTATGTAGCAATGAACGAGGGCTCTGCTGGAAAGTGGAATGATTTTACTGGAAGCCAATCCTTACGAGGCATCATAGAAAAAGAGGTAGAGGTAAGCTCTGGATATTTACTGAGTAAGAGTAACACTTGGGTAAATGCTCAAGCCGAAGCACAGAGCTTGGGAGGTAATCTCGTTGCGATCGCCGATGACAAAGAACAGCAATTTTTAGTTAAGACTTTCGGTGGTACTGAAGAATTTTGGATTGGCTTAACCGATAAAGACAAAGAAGGAACTTTTAAGTGGGTAAACCCCGAACCCTTAGACTATACGAACTGGTATTCAGGCGAGCCTAATGATGCTGGGGGTAATGAAGACTATGTAGGAATGAACTTTGGCAAGCCTGGGCAGTGGAATGATGGTAGTGGAAGCGGATCCTTCAGAGGGATTATCGAAATTATTGATAATGTTAGTTTCCTACCATCTACCAATGCAGGAGAGCCGTCTACAAATGGTGAATTCAAGCTTTCCTTGAAGAACGCTTTACCAGGCGATTTTTTCGTTCCCTACACCGTTAGCGGTACGGCAACTGCGGGAACTGACTATCAGCCTCTTTCTGACAGGGTTGTCATACCTGCTGGTGCTACTACTGTATCCATTCCCGTTAACGTCATCGACGATTTCGTTGACGAAGATACGAAAACTATTACTCTACAGTTAAATGGAGGTAAGCAACAAACCATCGAGCTAACAGATAACGACACGGCAGGTATTACAGTTATACCCACATCGGGTACGACCACGGAAAAGGGAGGTCAGGCGAGCTTTGGGTTCAAACTCAACAGCCAACCTTTGTCTAACGTTACGATTGACTTTAGTAAGAATTCAAATGAAGGAGTTCTATCTAATTCCTCTCTTACCTTCACCCCTGATAATTGGAATAGCCAACAAACTCTTACGGTTACGGGTCAAGACGATAACGTTATCGATGGCGACCAGACCTACACCATCAACGCTTCAGTAGTTTCTGTTGGCGACTCCAAATATAGCAACGTTAGTGTCTCCGCTCTTTCTGTTACCAATATTGATGATGAAAACTCTCCTCCCACTGTCGCCAAGCCAATTAATAACCAAACTGCCAAAGTCGAAACGGCTTTCAACTTCCAATTTGCCCAGGATACCTTTAACGATATAAATGGAGACAAGCTTAACTACACCGCTACTTTAGCCAATGGCTCAGATTTACCAAGCTGGCTAAGTTTCGATTCCGACACTCGTACCTTTAGCAGCACCAGCAACCCTACTGCTAGCGATGTCAAGCTTCTCAAAATTAAAGTTACTGCCAATGATGGTAGAGACTTGGTTAGCAACAACTTTAATCTGCTTGTCGCCGATACCGTAATTAATGAGGAGAATCAAGGACGAGGAACTCCTAATAATGACGCTATTGCTGGCGGTACTGGTAAAGATATCATTCGTGGTGCTGATGGCGATGATATTATCACTGGTAATGATGAAGACGACAGGCTGCACGGCGATGGTGGCAGTGATGTCCTCGATGGCGGTAGCGACAACGACTTCCTTGAAGGCGGTACGGATAATGATGACATTAGTGGCGGTACGGGTAATGACCTTCTTTTAGGGGAAACAGGTCAAGATACCCTCACTGGAGGCGACGGAAATGATGCCCTGATGGGTGGCGACGGAAATGATATTCTCGATGGCGGTGCAGGTGGCGATCGCCTGGGCGGTTTTGCGGGTAACGATGTCTTCGTCCTCACTAAAGGAGATATAGAAAATATCATCTACGACTTTGAAGATAATAGCGACAGCATTGGCTTGGAACTGTCTAGTTTCACTAATAAGTCCGTGGCAGATATCTTGAGTAACGACGAACTAACCATGACTCAAAACGGTGCTAATGTCGCGCTCAACTCTGAAGGCGCTTCACTTGCCACCGTCTACAACGCCAACATGAGCGATTTTACCGCAGCAGACTTTATCAGCATTTAA
- a CDS encoding PFE-CTERM domain-containing protein: MKNIQLLTLIGTTLAGILHSTAAQAFTFSLNSSNSGSGIFSYDVTLAANETLNPGDPLALTGLAGVTNVTANSNPYSPASLDSFDDTSANFIASGTFTGSQVFANAISLNSFSPTGNINYSAFSSGTAGGSFAGITQGPVDATAVPFELSPDLGIFTIFGIVGLNYYRKKFKSQK; the protein is encoded by the coding sequence ATGAAAAACATCCAACTTCTAACTCTAATCGGTACAACTTTGGCAGGAATCTTACATAGCACTGCTGCCCAAGCTTTTACTTTTTCTCTGAATAGTTCTAACTCTGGCAGTGGCATTTTTTCTTATGATGTTACTCTAGCTGCTAATGAAACTCTCAATCCTGGCGATCCTTTGGCTCTGACAGGTTTGGCAGGAGTAACAAATGTGACTGCTAACAGTAATCCTTATTCTCCAGCATCTTTAGACAGTTTTGATGATACTTCCGCTAATTTTATAGCTTCTGGTACGTTTACTGGTTCTCAAGTTTTTGCCAATGCCATCTCTTTAAATTCGTTCAGTCCTACGGGTAATATTAATTATTCGGCTTTCTCTAGCGGTACTGCTGGAGGTAGTTTTGCTGGCATTACCCAAGGTCCTGTGGATGCGACTGCGGTTCCTTTTGAGCTTTCACCCGATCTTGGTATCTTTACCATTTTTGGCATTGTTGGGCTAAATTACTATCGCAAGAAGTTTAAATCTCAAAAGTAG
- a CDS encoding 2OG-Fe(II) oxygenase, translated as MNNDVSISPLALENDIICLSTLTSALDRLRLQSDSLKESYLQGKPYPHLVIDNLFEPETLNRIVADFPKSKDRNWIVWDTAHELKTTSRGIDNLSMFTQLFCLWLNSKDFIRAIEEIVGVDNLVGDPLFFGAGLHEMYQGGWLEMHADYTKHFSLPLMRRFNLLIYLNEDWDSSWGGELALQNPHDPQNRVSYPPYFNRTIIFPTTAKTFHGVPTALTCPLDRSRKLLSIYYWSPIPMPLWSKAGTPLLWASQQKKALKKMLGK; from the coding sequence ATGAATAATGACGTTAGCATCTCTCCTTTGGCTTTAGAAAATGACATTATCTGTTTGTCAACCTTAACCTCGGCATTAGACCGTTTGCGTCTTCAATCAGATTCTCTAAAAGAGTCTTATCTCCAAGGAAAGCCTTATCCTCATTTAGTTATTGATAATCTTTTTGAGCCTGAGACACTCAATCGCATAGTGGCAGATTTTCCCAAATCAAAAGATAGAAACTGGATAGTTTGGGACACTGCCCATGAGTTAAAAACTACTTCTAGGGGTATTGATAATCTATCAATGTTCACGCAGTTGTTCTGTCTCTGGCTGAATTCCAAGGATTTTATTCGTGCCATTGAAGAAATTGTCGGTGTAGACAACTTGGTTGGCGATCCATTGTTTTTTGGAGCAGGTTTACACGAAATGTACCAAGGTGGTTGGTTAGAAATGCACGCTGACTATACCAAGCATTTTTCTTTACCATTGATGCGTCGCTTCAATCTATTGATTTATCTCAATGAAGATTGGGACAGTAGTTGGGGAGGAGAATTAGCACTACAAAACCCTCATGATCCTCAAAATCGGGTTAGTTACCCCCCCTATTTTAACCGCACCATTATTTTTCCCACTACTGCTAAAACTTTCCACGGCGTACCCACTGCTTTGACTTGCCCTCTAGATCGTAGCCGTAAACTACTTTCAATTTACTATTGGTCACCCATACCCATGCCTTTGTGGTCAAAAGCTGGCACTCCTTTACTTTGGGCATCACAACAAAAGAAAGCTCTTAAAAAAATGTTGGGCAAATAA